Proteins from one Impatiens glandulifera chromosome 2, dImpGla2.1, whole genome shotgun sequence genomic window:
- the LOC124924389 gene encoding keratin, type I cytoskeletal 9-like: MADYLSVVTRYVDGANCSGVSYFSIFSDEDEPMDASTDNADTDEQTVTLLIEYGNLSAEERRLMAQPVVELNKEPIQENPSLKEEEEEEEIIQESEQALVNQEEDIVEELVQALVTQEEGTVEEIFQTLNEKEVVISPVVRTEEAQEKEAEDQNARICKPLPFPDVIAGSLHENFLHPLHNKGNLYERFQRAERELEEEERNKTGNESEKEQPEQSLQIPTEANPIQSMAAESQDNSSNEGSFADGTKLLKSMTSLLSSLQTNVMAMGSHVVNILKTQKEDIKEVAECVKILKELDNTLKKNTLRRTEGERLEYADFIARKFQEKENVKAASEREQNCITQGEPSRRGDGVSIGTRSKRAPTNDENPRLTKRGGGRSGGDRGGRSSNSGRGGQSGGDRGGRSSGSDRGGRSSGSGRGGRTLPPFQNLLTGEGVSGGGFNYPIDPRVKREEQ, from the exons ATGGCCGACTATCTGTCTGTAGTCACGAGATACGTTGATGGAGCTAACTGCTCAGGGGTTAGCTATTTTAGTATTTTCTCCGATGAAGATGAGCCAATGGATGCCTCTACTGATAATGCTGATACAGATGAGCAAACTGTTACTCTTCTGATAGAATATGGAAATCTTTCTGCAGAAGAAAGACGCTTAATGGCTCAACCCGTTGTCGAGCTAAATAAGGAACCCATTCAAGAGAATCCATCTctaaaggaagaagaagaagaagaagagataattCAAGAGTCAGAACAAGCTCTTGTAAATCAAGAAGAAGATATTGTTGAAGAGCTGGTCCAAGCTCTTGTAACTCAAGAAGAAGGAACTGTTGAGGAGATTTTTCAAACTcttaatgaaaaagaagttgTGATATCCCCTGTTGTCAGAACAGAGGAAGCTCAAGAAAAGGAGGCTGAG GATCAAAATGCTAGAATTTGCAAGCCTTTACCATTTCCCGATGTTATTGCTGGTAGTCTTCATGAGAATTTTCTTCATCCTCTCCACAACAAGGGAAATCTGTATGAAAGGTTTCAAAGAGCAGAAAGGGAgctggaagaagaagagcggAATAAAACTGGAAATGAGTCTGAGAAGGAACAACCCGAGCAATCTCTACAGATTCCCACTGAAGCTAATCCTATTCAGAGCATGGCAGCAGAATCACAAGATAATTCATCCAATGAAGGATCCTTTGCAGACGGTACCAAGCTTCTGAAATCTATGACTTCTTTGCTTTCCTCTCTTCAAACGAATGTTATGGCTATGGGATCACATGTTGTGAATATTTTGAAGACTCAGAAAGAGGACATAAAAGAAGTTGCTGAATGTGTCAAAATCCTTAAAGAGTTGGATAATACACtaaagaagaacac CTTGAGAAGAACAGAAGGTGAAAGATTAGAGTATGCCGACTTCATTGCAAGAAAGTttcaagagaaagaaaatgtgAAAGCTGCTTCTGAAAGAGAACAGAATTGTATCACTCAAGGTGAGCCCAGTAGAAGAGGTGACGGTGTGTCAATCGGTACCAGATCTAAGCGTGCACCAACCAACGATGAAAATCCAAGACTAACCAAAAGAGgaggaggtcgaagcggtggtgatcgcggAGGCCGAAGCAGTAATAGTGGTCGTGGTGGGCAATCTGGTGGTGATCGAGGAGGTCGTTCCAGTGGTAGTGATCGTGGTGGGAGatcaagtggaagcggtcgtggtggtcgtaCTCTTCCTCCGTTCCAAAACCTGTTAACCGGTGAAGGAGTAAGTGGTGGAGGTTTTAACTATCCAatcgatcctcgagtaaaaagggaagaacaatga